A region of the Candidatus Bathyarchaeota archaeon genome:
TCGAGATCAAAATGACTCCGCTCTAATCAACGATGAATTATCCTCCAAAATCACGTTCATTTGGAAACAGAGGGCCAGAATATCCCAGCAACTCCAAAGTGAAAGTCATCGCTGGCGTAAGCAAGCTACCGTAAATATTCAGCTGATAAAGAAACTCTACATCTTAAACACAATAGATGCTCTTAGGTCCAGAAGCACATGCAACGGATGTGGCAACTGCGTTTTTGTGTGCCCTAATGGTGCGTTAACAGCAAAACCCGCTCAGGAAGGCTTCCGTATTAGATTGAATTTTAGCTCCTGCATTGGTTGTGGTTTATGTCTGCGTAGCTGCCCAAAAATATATAGCGCCCAAAATGTAAAACCTCAAAATGTTCTGCTTGGCAAATACGACCAATGTTGGGTCGGTCAAGCCAACGATGATTTAAGAAAAAACGTCACCTCAGGCGGTATAGTTACAGGGTTACTAGTGAATGCTCTAAAGGAGGCAGAAATTGATGGGGCAATAGTTACAGAAAGTCAAGGAACTAAAACAGTGAGCGTTATTGCCTGCACCAAAAAAGAGGTTCTTTCATCTTCCGGAACAAAATATTGTCCAGTCGACTTCAGTGCTACTCTAAAGGAGATTAGCGGTAAACCTGGAAAGTTCGCGTTCGTAGGATTGCCCTGCCAAATTGCAGCTATTAGAAAACTCGAGGAATCCAATGTTGAATTAAAACAGAAAATTGTTTTACACATAGGACTATTCTGTAGCCACAATGTTAGCGCAAATGCCACAAAGCTGCTTCTAGAGAGCATGGGCATTTCTTACCCGGATGTAACCGACCTATGTTATCGTGCAAGAAAGGGTGGTGTTACAGGAATGTCTGTTCGTACAAAAAGCGGCCGAGAAAGATTTATTCCCTCAAAAAAATATTGGACCCGTTTCTTTAACTATTTCTTTATCCCTTGGGCTTGCCTGATGTGCCACGACCTGACATCTGAACAAGCTGACATTTCAGTTGGCGATGCATGGCTTCCAGAGTACAAAAAAGCAGGCGTCCATCACTGTATATTTATAACCCGTGATTCTCGGAGCTCAACCCTTGTTCAATCAGCCATAAATAACAACGTACTAACCGCTAAAAGAGTTGATGCTGCAACGGTTGTCAAGTCGCAAAAAATGTATCTGCACATTAAGAAACGGCAAACTTGTAGTCCGGGGTTGCTTGCTTTAAGCCACTTGGCGCTTATGCATATAGGGTACGTTATTTCTATCCGGTTTAGAATGTATTCTGCAGTTAAAGTTTTCCTGCAAATACTCAGGGTGTCACATTAAAGCTCGCCTAAAAATATTTCGAAAATACTCTACAAGAGCTGTTTGTCAAATCAGAGTTTTTGCGTGGAACCCTGACTAATGATTATTTCTTGGTTGTTACCTCTAAAAGGTATTTCTGCACTTCCCACTGCTGCTAAAAGACCAATATACATAAAGAATAATCCGTTTAAAGTAAACAAAGTCCCCGCCAAGTATTCTGAGAAAGTTGTAGTGTTAAATACATAAATGGGGGATAGCGCTTCCCCGTCGAGGCCCAGCCTGTAACCCACGATAACTGGCGCTATATAGCTAAACAGGAGCCCAAACAAAACCGCTGTCAACGCAAAAACGCAGCCTATTACCCCTCGCAGTTTCCAGTTGCCCCTTGTGGGAAGACCAAACCCTAAGCCTCCTAAAATTCCGCATACCGCAAGAAGACACAGGGGGCATTCACCGACGGCTGGCGCCGCTAAATTCATGATGGCGCCTGATGCGCAGACGCCTAAGAGGCCGCCGAGTATGCCGAAGTGTAATCGAGATATTTTCTGGGTATTTTGCGTTCCGCTTGAGAAATCGGCAACTGGCTGGTCCGGCGGATTTAGGTTTCCTTTTTCATATTTGCCTAATGCAATCAATCCGAGGCCCAGCAACCCCCCCGCAGTCAGCGCGGCGGCAAAAGTGTTTGTCATCCAGATGCTTCCATCTAAAAACAGCGATGGCGTATTCGCTAATATGACAAAGAAAACAAGTGACACTAACCAAACCTTCACGAAGGCTTCCAGTGAGCTATGTAACCTTTTAAGCTGAGTTGACATGTCTGGTTCACTTGCTTGAAGTATAGAACCTGATTTGTAGTCAGCAGATTAAGAGGTTATGAATTGACAATCCAGATTAGCCTTCCAGTTGCCACCGCCATGCCGTTTACGCTGCCGATAGCTCTGTTTACTCAATGTTTTTCTGTGTGTATCTTGGGGTAACGCACAAGGGCAATAGTACATTTTGCCGGTATATGCCTCTCCAGATGGTTGCCGGATGCAATACACAAACCTCACCTACCCTGCGGAGGCAAACACGTCCTCATCGATGAAGGTAGGTGTAGCTATCCCCACATACAATGAAAAAGCAAATCTGGCGCCCCTCATCGAAAACTTATCCCGCGTCTTTGAAGCCGCCGGGGTTGCACTTCGAATCGTAATCGTCGATGACAACAGCCCAGACGGTACCGGCGAATTAGCAGACAGCATAGCCCAGAAAAGGCGCAATGTCTCAGTTATTCATAGATCCGGAAAGCTTGGTTTAGGCAGCGCCTACAAAGCCGCTTTTAAGCTTCTCCTCAACGACCCCCAAGTGGCGGTGGTGATGGAGATGGATGCGGATTTTTCGCATCAACCCAAATATATTCCTAGTCTGCTATCCAAAATCGAGGAGGGCTACGACGTCGCAATCGGCTCCCGCTACGTCAGAGGCGGCGGCATCGACAAGGAATGGACGGCTATGCGGCGCCTCATAAGCAAATCAGCAAACGTTTTGGCGGTTATGTTTGCGGGTTTAAACGTTAAAGATGCCACCGGCGGCTTCCGCGCCTACGACTCCTACGCATTAAAAAGCATCGACCTCTCCAAAGTGCGGACCAACGGCTACGCCTTCCAGATAGATATGCTTTCGCAGTGCAGAAAAGTAGGATGCGAAATAGCTGAGGTCCCCATTGTATTCTATGAGCGGAAACATGGGAAATCCAAGCTTGCCCGCACCTCGATGCTGGAGTTCCTCAAGACGTTGGAGAGCGCTTTCTTCTGCCGCGTCTTCTCGTTGGCCGCGGTTGCAGTGCAGTCCTCGGTTATCACGGTTAGCAACGCGCTTTGGATCGGCATTAAGCCTCTGCAGGCAGCCATCAAGCATGCTAACGAGCAGAATCTTTTGGGTAAGCGGGAGAGGGCTTTCTCCAGGTGATATGATGACGACTATACTTTCTAAGTCTAAGTCAAAATATCCCTATATTGAGCTTAAAGCGAAGTCTTTTGCGGTTCCAAAGGTCAGCTTGATGGTTGGAATCGCTGTTTCTAACGAGGAGCAGAACATCGGGGCGTTGCTGGAGAACCTGACTGCTTCGGCGCCGCCTGAAGTTGAAACAATCTGCGTTGTCTCCTCGGGCTCCACTGACCAAACCAACAGCATCATCCGGAGCTTCGCTGAAGATGACGCTCGAATACAGTTAATTATTGAGCCTGAACGGACCGGTAAAGCATCCGCCCTTAACCTGCTTTTGGAGCAATCACAGAACTATGACTACATGGTCTACACGGGCGGCGACAACATACCCTGCCGCGAAGCCCTAAACCACCTGTTAGCCGCCATCAGATCCCAAGACGTCGACATCGTAGGTGCCCATCCTCGTCCAGTCGACGACCCACATTGCTTTATGGGCTTCTGCACGCATCTGCTCTGGAACCTCCACCATGACGCTTCGCTTGGAAAACCCAAAATCAGCGGGGAACTCATGGTTTTTAAGTCCCGAATCATACGGGAGCTTCCCCCCGCAATAATTAACGATGACGCATACATTCAGGCGCTGGGCGAAATGAAGAAGTACAAAATCTCCTATTGCCCCCAAGCCGAAGTTCTCCTCAAAGGCCCCTCCAATGTGCATGATTTTTTGGCGCAGCGCAGGCGTGTGTTTGTGGGCCATCAGCAACTGGAGTTTTTGATCGGCAAAAAAGTTTCCACTATGAAGGTGCCCTCCTGGAAAAGCATCCTTAAGGCTTGTCCCTACCGTGGTTTGAAGGGCAGAGTGTACGCGGCAGGCTTTGTTTTCTTTCAGGCTGTGGCTTTCCTGTTGGCTAAATGGGATTTTGCCCGCCATAACTTGCCGGTGAAGTGGACGATGGCTAAGTCTACTAAGAACCTGTTTGATTCAAAAGAGACGTCGCTGCTTGCAGGTATTGCGCCTGTCGGATTAGATGGGTCTTTAGAGCAGTAAAACAGTAGCGGCGAAGGCGAAGGATCTAACCACAAGCATCCAAGTTTACGGTGAACTTAAGCTCCCCTGCATGCCAGTGACTCACATATTGTTCTGCTTGTGGTTTGCTCCACAACCAACCTGCAGTCCGCGGCAGGCTCCAAAACAAAAAAGCAGCCGCCCACAAACCCCGGGGGTAGTAGTTGTTTATAGAAGGGTTTCTCCCACAACAACTAAGGAAAAACAAATCGATCAAAATTTGAACCTCCTCTGCCGTCCAAATGCCTGCTTGCTTTTGTTGTATCTTTTTTTTACGCACACATTCAGATATTCAAAATTCGCGTACTTGGTTTTCAAGTGAAAATGAAATGAAAAACATACTAAAGAATCGTTTGGCTCTAAGTACAGTCGTAACCACCTTGATTATCCTCGTTGTTTCAGTGCTACTCGCAGGCGTAGTCAGCTACTTCGCAATCAACGTCACCAGCACTCGCGTTCAAGAAGAAGACCTTCACCTTACCAAACAACACGTTTGGTATGACGCAGCAACCGGAAAATCTGAAGCAGCCCTTATGATCATTAATACTGGCGGTCGAGACGTTGTTCTTGACAAATTGACGTGCCGCGGACAGGAAAAAGCCTGGACTGGCATCTTCTATGCAACGACCCAACAATCAATATCTGACGACCTAAAGTGGGTTACCGATCTAGCAAAAGACAAAGTAGCGGTTGGATTAACCCTAAAGGATACAAAAACTGACTTGACACTCAAATCCGGCGAAACAATGGTTATCTACATGACTTCACCAGACAGCATCAGCATCAACGACATCGGCTTAACCGTTGCACTCACAGTGTTCACATCACAAGCGATGTACTACAAAGAGACAAACGTCCAAGCATACGTAGCAGATTCAGGCAGCAGCTAAGACTAACCATAATCCCCCAAACCCCCCACAACTTTTCTTTATTTTATTTTTTTAACTCAAACCTGCTTAGAGTATTTTCCGCACGCCAATCTTTTTGGCCTTGATTTGTGTTGGCATCTGTAAATTGTTTTACGCACAAACGGCTTAATCCCGTCTCCATGTTTCTGTATACCAATGCAACACGGAGAGGATACCTTTGAGGAAACAATTGTTCAATCATGGTTTGCGTAGGCTGAGGCGCTCCAAGTTAGCTTTAGCTTTGCCTGCCACGTTCCTTATCCTCTTCGTATCGACCCTGGGCATCGTTGCCTTCACATACTACTTCTCAGTGGAACGCATCAACACACAGGGCCAAACACTCAAAGTTTCCACGGCAAAAACCAATCTCCTCGGCCTAAACGAAGCCATAGTGTCTACGCTTTGGCAGCCCGGAGCCTCCTCCACCTACAGGATCACTGACTCTGGCGGAAAAACCTGCATCGAACCCAGCGATAACCCCCTAAGCGTTAGCCTCAGCGGCGGCGGCATCGATGAAACCGTCTTTAATGCCTCCGTCGGCAGAGTCATCTATGAATTGCCCTATCAGGCCTCCTCGGAAACCGGAATGTACCTTCGGGGCGATGAGCGCAGTGTAACTAACCAGAGTGGCGCCTCAATCAGCCAGGTCTGCATCGAGAACGGCGAGGAGCACCCTGAAATCCAGTTGCGTTACCGTCCCTCCGTAACCGCTGCATCCTCGGGCGTCGAAGGGGGACGAGCCGTCAACACGGTGCGCATCTACATCGTTAACCTCAACGGCTCCGACCCGATGGCATTTATGGGAACGCTGCCGCTTCAAGCCACCTGCCAAGACACTCAGTTAACCACTAAAACCTACAGCGTCCCCGCTTCCACAGCAAGCTTAACCGTGTCTGCTTCACTGGACGGCAAAGTCGGCGTGGTGGCGGTGCCTATCTCCAGTACAGTGCAGGGCGCCCTCATCCGTGTGGAGCTTGTTGTCTGTAGTGTTTGTCTTGAGAGGTGGATTGTGTAGTGCCAACGATTGTTCCTAATTACGTGTATTCGCTGTTTGCTGCCCTTGTGGTGGGCGCCATAGTGGTTTATGCCTGCGCAACGGCGGTTGGGGCAATGCAGAGCCGCGCCCAAACTCAGCAGCTGACAAACATCGAGCAGTACGTCGCCGCCGAGGCGCTTACCCTGCTATCCCACACTAACCAAAATAACCAAACCTCCAGCTGCTACCTTGACTTGCCCTGCTCCGTGGGCAATAAGCCATACTGGATAAGCCTGGAAACTGACGCTTCGGGTGCCTGGGTGCATTCTGGCTTTGGCTCATACGTGCAGTCGGTGAGCTATGGGGTTTATGTGCCCGCTGAGGCGGAGGCGTCCGGCAGCTTTGTCGGCGGCTCAGGGCGACCGATGCTTCAATGCCGCTTCGAGAATCAAGTTGCAACTTTAACGTTAACGGTGAATGATTAGTATGCCAAAGTTAGGTAAGAAGAAACAGGAAGAAGTCGTAGTTACTCAGCAGACCCCCGATGAGGAGCTTGTTGCCTACCTGGGAATTCAGGGCTACCAGGTGCCCGAAGGCTACACGCAGATTGAAAGCTACCCCCTTAATCCCCCCTACTCGTACGCCTGGGTTTTCCAAGATGACTCCGAAGGCAGCTACTTCTACGTCGTGGACGAGTTGCCTATGTCACGGGAGGAACGTGAAGCCTACAAGCGCCTAAAAAGCATCCTTGAATATGAACTTAAAGCCCCCAGCGTCGATGAGTCACTGGTTGAATCCTTCCATCGGCAGCTACCCGCGATTCTGGATGCACATAAGCAGGCTTTTGGCGGCATCAACCAGGTGGGGCTGCGCAAACTCAACTATTACCTCGAGAAAGACCTCATCGGCTACGGCAAAATCGACGGGCTCATCTGCGACCCCTACATCGAAGACATCAGCTGCCTGGGCCTCAACAAACCCGTATACATTTACCACCGCAAATACAGCAACGCCCGCACCAACATAATCTTCACTGACGAGGAAGAACTCGATGACTTCATAACACGCATCGTCCACCGCCAGGGCAAACACGTCAGCATAGCCCATCCCATCGTGGACCTCACTTTACCGGGCAAGCACCGACTAGCCGTTTCGTTTGGCAAGGAAACCACGCCGGCGGGCACCAGCTTCACCATCAGAAAATTCAAGGAAGACCCCCTCACCATCGTCGACTTAATCATGAATGAAACCATCGATGAATCTATCGCTGCCTACCTCTGGATGCTTATGGAGAACAAGATGTCAGTGATGGTTGTGGGCCCCACGGGTGCAGGAAAAACCACGGCGTTAAACGCCATTGCCTGCCTTGTCCGCCCAGACTACAAGATGATATCGGTCGAGGAAGTTCAGGAAGTTAATTTGCCCCAGGAGAACTGGGTATCAACCATTGCCCGCACGGGTTTTGGCGGAGACAGCGACGGCGAAGTCACCCTCTATGACCTCATCAAATCCGCTGTGCGGCATCGCCCAACGATGATTTTGGTGGGCGAAATCAGGGGTGAAGAAGCATATGTGCTGTTTCAGGCTTTAGCCACAGGACACGGCGGCTTATGCACCATGCACGCAGATGATGTGGAAACCGTGGTGAAGCGGTTGACGCAGCCGCCCATGAATATTCCCCAGACGATTCTTTCGCTGATGAACTGCGTCATCGTGGTTAAGCAGGTTAGCAGCGGATTCAACATCCATCAACGCAAAGGGTCCGTGCGCAAATTCGTTAAAGTCGCCGAGATCGAAAGCAACGGCGCCTCCCAGGAAGTCTTCAACTGGAATCCCTCATCGGATACCTTCCAATGCAGCGTGGACCAAAGTTACCTCTTCGCCAAGATTGCCCAATCCGTTGATGCACCCGTCAGCGTTGTAATGCAGGAGTTTGAGCGTCGCAAACGGATTCTACTCAACATGGTGGAGCATAACATGCGTGACTTCCGAAGCGTGCATAAAGCCCTTAACAGTTCACTGAACCTTGAGGCGCTTGAGGCTCAACAGGAAGAGGCTGAGTAAAATGAAGGCGGCACCTCGCAGTGGAGCATCAGGCAAAGTTTTCGGTTTACTCAACAGGGCAACCAGTGAGGAACGCGAAAAAACCGAGGCGGAGCTTCCCTTCGCCGTCATGATTTTTACGCTTATGGCTGCCAGCGGCATCTCGCCCTATGACAGCTGGAAGAAGATGCGTAAACTCAGCTTTCTGCCAATCTTCAAAAAAGAAGCCGATGAGGTTGTGCGGCAGGTTGAGGTTTTAGGCAAGGATCCCTTGACGGTTATGTATCAGCGGGCGGAGGTTACGCAGTCTAAGCTTTACCGCAACTTTTTAGGCGGCTTTGTTTCGTCGGTGCGTAGCGGCGGCAAACTGGTTGATTACATGAAAAGCCAGCTTAAATCCATCTTTGAGTTGCGCTACATTAACCTTAACCGCTCCATAGAGCGCATCGCCGCGTTGGTGGAGGCTTACTCGGTTATGCTTATTGTGGTCTTGTGCACCTACATCCTCTTTGTGGTTTTTTCGTCGTCGAGCGTTATGGATTTGCTGTCCAGCACCTCCATCACGATTTCGCCTGCCATGTCCTACATCATAGCCTTCATCATTATGCCTGTGATGTCGGGTTTTTTCATCATGATAGCGCATAACATGCAGCGCAGCGCGTTTCCCGATTTAAAAGACCTCTACAGGCGAGCCTTAATGTTCATCATCCCTGCCTTCGTGGTTATTGGGCTGTTTGCGTCTGTTAGTGCGCTGCAGGAGGCGATAAAGCCGCTGGGGCTCCCCGAAGTCGCCACAATCGCCCTTGTAGGTGCCACCACGCCGCTTGCCATCCAGTATTACCGTATAGCAAAAATAAACTATAACGCCGAGGAATCCATACCCAGCTTCATACGGGACATAACTGAATCCCAAAAAACCGGGTTATCCCCCGAGAAAAGCATCGTGCAAGCCACCAAACGCAAAGACTACGGTTCCTTCACAAAGTTTCTGGAGTTAATCCGCAGCCAAATCGAATGGGGCATCCCTCTGCGTAAAACCTTCGAAAACATACGTAAGGATATCCGCAGCTGGTTTGTCGTGGTTAACTTCGCCATGATGGTGGAGACGCTGGAGATCGGCGGAAACTCGATTCAGTCCCTTGAAATCCTCAGTGAGTACAGCGAAAAAGAGCGTGAACTGCAGGTTAACCGGCGGGCGCTGCTTAAACCCTATATTCTTTTGGCTTTCATGTGGAGCGCACTTATCGCCGTCACCACAACCATCGTGGCGTTGACAACCACCATGATGACTGGCATCGTCAGCTCAGACCTTTCCTCTATTGCAACCATAGCCATGCAGGATCAGCTTAAGCTGTTCTCGGTGGGCATCATCATTCAATGCTGGATTTCAGGGTTCTTCATCGGCAAAATCAGCGAAGGCAACTTCGGCGCAGGCTTCAAAATCGCTGCTATGCTATCCGCCACCGCCTATCTGTCTTTGGTGCTCTCGCAGGTGCTGCTTGCAGGCGCCTTCACAATCGTGCCCATCAACCCGGGTGGAGGAGGGTTCGGGTAATGCCTTCAAGCGCCTTTGACACCTTCTTTGCATGCACCATTATTGTGGCGGCGGCTTTGATCGCCATCGCTTTTTTGGGCTCCACGCTGCAGGCCACGATAACGGGCAGCCAAGACATCAAT
Encoded here:
- a CDS encoding polysaccharide pyruvyl transferase family protein translates to MKVLLTNVCDLYNKGEVALVTTVAKNFPQSELMIAPLFSFIDSALCTKLKISVWGRLKPLPKPLLLVWVTLVLLRAGAWSFLNKVCRVNMAYLLNRELRAYSRADLIVDLGGDTFSDDYGFLASCMHCYSLFLAILLGKPYFVCSQTIGPFKTPLTRFFARFILARAQMITVREGLTQKYLLNNLKLALSNRLKLVPDLAFLLEPENPIEIKKLLLRKGIRQGDVPIIIVNPSNLIWRYMFPQLSLEERYAQYTRIMARMVDDLPPEAAVVLVPHVTARKSEAGKYKNVNDTAAIFSIYQEIKNKSRVHLITEDLDPREIKGIIKAADLLIGCRMHAVIAALSSGTPTVALSYSNKTMGIIGELLGLRDIIVNVRDQNDSALINDELSSKITFIWKQRARISQQLQSESHRWRKQATVNIQLIKKLYILNTIDALRSRSTCNGCGNCVFVCPNGALTAKPAQEGFRIRLNFSSCIGCGLCLRSCPKIYSAQNVKPQNVLLGKYDQCWVGQANDDLRKNVTSGGIVTGLLVNALKEAEIDGAIVTESQGTKTVSVIACTKKEVLSSSGTKYCPVDFSATLKEISGKPGKFAFVGLPCQIAAIRKLEESNVELKQKIVLHIGLFCSHNVSANATKLLLESMGISYPDVTDLCYRARKGGVTGMSVRTKSGRERFIPSKKYWTRFFNYFFIPWACLMCHDLTSEQADISVGDAWLPEYKKAGVHHCIFITRDSRSSTLVQSAINNNVLTAKRVDAATVVKSQKMYLHIKKRQTCSPGLLALSHLALMHIGYVISIRFRMYSAVKVFLQILRVSH
- a CDS encoding polyprenol monophosphomannose synthase, with translation MQYTNLTYPAEANTSSSMKVGVAIPTYNEKANLAPLIENLSRVFEAAGVALRIVIVDDNSPDGTGELADSIAQKRRNVSVIHRSGKLGLGSAYKAAFKLLLNDPQVAVVMEMDADFSHQPKYIPSLLSKIEEGYDVAIGSRYVRGGGIDKEWTAMRRLISKSANVLAVMFAGLNVKDATGGFRAYDSYALKSIDLSKVRTNGYAFQIDMLSQCRKVGCEIAEVPIVFYERKHGKSKLARTSMLEFLKTLESAFFCRVFSLAAVAVQSSVITVSNALWIGIKPLQAAIKHANEQNLLGKRERAFSR
- a CDS encoding glycosyltransferase; protein product: MTTILSKSKSKYPYIELKAKSFAVPKVSLMVGIAVSNEEQNIGALLENLTASAPPEVETICVVSSGSTDQTNSIIRSFAEDDARIQLIIEPERTGKASALNLLLEQSQNYDYMVYTGGDNIPCREALNHLLAAIRSQDVDIVGAHPRPVDDPHCFMGFCTHLLWNLHHDASLGKPKISGELMVFKSRIIRELPPAIINDDAYIQALGEMKKYKISYCPQAEVLLKGPSNVHDFLAQRRRVFVGHQQLEFLIGKKVSTMKVPSWKSILKACPYRGLKGRVYAAGFVFFQAVAFLLAKWDFARHNLPVKWTMAKSTKNLFDSKETSLLAGIAPVGLDGSLEQ
- a CDS encoding type IV pilin is translated as MKNILKNRLALSTVVTTLIILVVSVLLAGVVSYFAINVTSTRVQEEDLHLTKQHVWYDAATGKSEAALMIINTGGRDVVLDKLTCRGQEKAWTGIFYATTQQSISDDLKWVTDLAKDKVAVGLTLKDTKTDLTLKSGETMVIYMTSPDSISINDIGLTVALTVFTSQAMYYKETNVQAYVADSGSS
- a CDS encoding type II/IV secretion system ATPase subunit, with the translated sequence MPKLGKKKQEEVVVTQQTPDEELVAYLGIQGYQVPEGYTQIESYPLNPPYSYAWVFQDDSEGSYFYVVDELPMSREEREAYKRLKSILEYELKAPSVDESLVESFHRQLPAILDAHKQAFGGINQVGLRKLNYYLEKDLIGYGKIDGLICDPYIEDISCLGLNKPVYIYHRKYSNARTNIIFTDEEELDDFITRIVHRQGKHVSIAHPIVDLTLPGKHRLAVSFGKETTPAGTSFTIRKFKEDPLTIVDLIMNETIDESIAAYLWMLMENKMSVMVVGPTGAGKTTALNAIACLVRPDYKMISVEEVQEVNLPQENWVSTIARTGFGGDSDGEVTLYDLIKSAVRHRPTMILVGEIRGEEAYVLFQALATGHGGLCTMHADDVETVVKRLTQPPMNIPQTILSLMNCVIVVKQVSSGFNIHQRKGSVRKFVKVAEIESNGASQEVFNWNPSSDTFQCSVDQSYLFAKIAQSVDAPVSVVMQEFERRKRILLNMVEHNMRDFRSVHKALNSSLNLEALEAQQEEAE
- a CDS encoding type II secretion system F family protein, producing the protein MKAAPRSGASGKVFGLLNRATSEEREKTEAELPFAVMIFTLMAASGISPYDSWKKMRKLSFLPIFKKEADEVVRQVEVLGKDPLTVMYQRAEVTQSKLYRNFLGGFVSSVRSGGKLVDYMKSQLKSIFELRYINLNRSIERIAALVEAYSVMLIVVLCTYILFVVFSSSSVMDLLSSTSITISPAMSYIIAFIIMPVMSGFFIMIAHNMQRSAFPDLKDLYRRALMFIIPAFVVIGLFASVSALQEAIKPLGLPEVATIALVGATTPLAIQYYRIAKINYNAEESIPSFIRDITESQKTGLSPEKSIVQATKRKDYGSFTKFLELIRSQIEWGIPLRKTFENIRKDIRSWFVVVNFAMMVETLEIGGNSIQSLEILSEYSEKERELQVNRRALLKPYILLAFMWSALIAVTTTIVALTTTMMTGIVSSDLSSIATIAMQDQLKLFSVGIIIQCWISGFFIGKISEGNFGAGFKIAAMLSATAYLSLVLSQVLLAGAFTIVPINPGGGGFG